A stretch of Castanea sativa cultivar Marrone di Chiusa Pesio chromosome 2, ASM4071231v1 DNA encodes these proteins:
- the LOC142626158 gene encoding uncharacterized protein LOC142626158 has protein sequence MFRIADLFRYVEICLAVVLFSWTFTRLPFAVKLSGEYFRQLSAFVSSPLFVFVLCNVIIFTLIVKSGCFSAQKPVADNAETEIYEEILKHGGDSTEQPSETDPSVETEPLGLVVYQDKQMVFEEKKSTLRGEAEMGSDSKVCRRTQSEKFERESSKKPREKLRRSETEKYMKVAQSDENLAEEEYPKLSDEEFQRTIEAFIAKQSKFHRQESFAIVVSNHS, from the coding sequence ATGTTTCGCATAGCGGACCTCTTTCGCTACGTCGAAATTTGTCTGGCTGTGGTTCTGTTCTCGTGGACCTTCACTCGTCTCCCCTTCGCCGTCAAACTTTCCGGTGAGTATTTCCGGCAACTCTCAGCTTTCGTCTCGAGCCCTCTGTTCGTGTTCGTACTTTGCAATGTCATAATCTTCACCCTCATCGTCAAATCCGGCTGCTTCTCTGCCCAAAAACCCGTTGCTGACAATGCCGAGACTGAAATCTATGAGGAAATCCTCAAACACGGCGGTGACAGCACGGAGCAACCGTCGGAAACCGACCCTTCCGTCGAGACTGAGCCATTGGGATTGGTTGTCTACCAAGACAAACAGATGGTCTTCGAAGAGAAGAAGAGCACTCTCAGAGGCGAAGCTGAAATGGGTTCGGATTCGAAAGTCTGTAGGAGGACTCAGTCGGAGAAGTTCGAGCGCGAGAGTTCGAAGAAACCTCGCGAAAAGCTCCGCCGTTCGGAGACGGAGAAGTACATGAAAGTTGCTCAGTCCGATGAGAATTTGGCAGAGGAGGAGTATCCGAAGCTGAGCGACGAGGAGTTCCAGCGCACCATAGAGGCCTTCATTGCTAAACAGTCCAAGTTTCATCGCCAAGAGTCTTTCGCTATTGTTGTTTCTAACCATAGCTAG
- the LOC142623821 gene encoding putative methyltransferase TCM_000336 isoform X2: MDVEKVFQMTGGDGVTSYAKNSSFQKASDMVKHITTETIQELFVTTAPKSIGIADLGCSSGPNTLTIIKHIVRAVERTSSTLMLQQPPEFRVYLNDLPTNDFNSIFKTLPEFYRELRKEKSGVCPSIFIGGYAGSFYGRLFPNNCLHFVYSSYSLHWLSRVPPALYDEQGRSINKGHVYISETSPPQVSQAYYKQFQEDFMLFLGSRSEELIVGGRMVLILLGRRGPDHVDRGNSFFWELLSRSFANLISKGELEVEKLDTYDVHFYAPSKNEIEDEVRKEGSFELDRLEMFEIERDGKDEENYGAAVARTVRAIQESMISDHFGPRILDNLFEIYGRMVDEEMAKEEIKPLTFVIVLRKV; encoded by the exons ATGGATGTGGAGAAAGTCTTCCAAATGACTGGAGGTGATGGTGTCACTAGTTATGCCAAAAATTCCTCATTTCAG AAAGCGTCTGATATGGTGAAGCACATAACCACAGAAACCATACAAGAACTTTTTGTCACAACTGCTCCAAAGAGCATAGGAATAGCTGATTTGGGTTGCTCTTCTGGACCCAATACCTTAACCATCATCAAACATATTGTTAGAGCTGTTGAAAGGACTAGCAGTACATTAATGCTGCAGCAACCACCAGAGTTCCGCGTGTACCTTAATGATCTTCCAACAAATGACTTCAACTCAATCTTCAAGACCTTGCCAGAATTCTACAGGGagcttagaaaagaaaaaagtggtgTGTGTCCCTCTATTTTCATTGGAGGTTATGCTGGCTCTTTTTATGGAAGACTTTTTCCCAACAATTGCTTGCACTTTGTCTATTCATCCTACAGTTTGCACTGGCTCTCAAGg GTTCCTCCAGCACTTTACGATGAGCAAGGCAGGTCAATAAACAAAGGCCACGTTTACATTTCTGAAACCAGCCCTCCACAGGTTTCCCAGGCATACTATAAGCAATTCCAGGAGGACTTCATGTTGTTTCTTGGGTCACGGTCTGAGGAGCTAATTGTTGGAGGACGAATGGTGCTTATCTTGCTTGGTAGGAGAGGTCCTGACCATGTTGACAGAGGCAACTCTTTCTTTTGGGAACTTCTCTCACGGTCCTTTGCCAATTTGATCTCCAAG GGAGAACTTGAGGTAGAAAAGCTTGATACCTATGATGTGCATTTTTATGCACcatcaaaaaatgaaatagaagaTGAAGTGAGAAAGGAAGGTTCTTTTGAGTTGGACCGGCTGGAAATGTTTGAAATAGAGAGGGATGGAAAAGATGAAGAGAACTATGGTGCTGCTGTTGCAAGGACAGTTAGGGCCATCCAAGAATCTATGATTTCCGACCATTTTGGACCGAGGATTTTAGACAATTTGTTTGAAATCTATGGAAGAATGGTGGATGAAGAAATggctaaagaagaaattaagCCCCTCACTTTTGTTATTGTTCTAAGAAAAGTATGA
- the LOC142623821 gene encoding putative methyltransferase TCM_000336 isoform X1, whose protein sequence is MDVEKVFQMTGGDGVTSYAKNSSFQKKASDMVKHITTETIQELFVTTAPKSIGIADLGCSSGPNTLTIIKHIVRAVERTSSTLMLQQPPEFRVYLNDLPTNDFNSIFKTLPEFYRELRKEKSGVCPSIFIGGYAGSFYGRLFPNNCLHFVYSSYSLHWLSRVPPALYDEQGRSINKGHVYISETSPPQVSQAYYKQFQEDFMLFLGSRSEELIVGGRMVLILLGRRGPDHVDRGNSFFWELLSRSFANLISKGELEVEKLDTYDVHFYAPSKNEIEDEVRKEGSFELDRLEMFEIERDGKDEENYGAAVARTVRAIQESMISDHFGPRILDNLFEIYGRMVDEEMAKEEIKPLTFVIVLRKV, encoded by the exons ATGGATGTGGAGAAAGTCTTCCAAATGACTGGAGGTGATGGTGTCACTAGTTATGCCAAAAATTCCTCATTTCAG AAGAAAGCGTCTGATATGGTGAAGCACATAACCACAGAAACCATACAAGAACTTTTTGTCACAACTGCTCCAAAGAGCATAGGAATAGCTGATTTGGGTTGCTCTTCTGGACCCAATACCTTAACCATCATCAAACATATTGTTAGAGCTGTTGAAAGGACTAGCAGTACATTAATGCTGCAGCAACCACCAGAGTTCCGCGTGTACCTTAATGATCTTCCAACAAATGACTTCAACTCAATCTTCAAGACCTTGCCAGAATTCTACAGGGagcttagaaaagaaaaaagtggtgTGTGTCCCTCTATTTTCATTGGAGGTTATGCTGGCTCTTTTTATGGAAGACTTTTTCCCAACAATTGCTTGCACTTTGTCTATTCATCCTACAGTTTGCACTGGCTCTCAAGg GTTCCTCCAGCACTTTACGATGAGCAAGGCAGGTCAATAAACAAAGGCCACGTTTACATTTCTGAAACCAGCCCTCCACAGGTTTCCCAGGCATACTATAAGCAATTCCAGGAGGACTTCATGTTGTTTCTTGGGTCACGGTCTGAGGAGCTAATTGTTGGAGGACGAATGGTGCTTATCTTGCTTGGTAGGAGAGGTCCTGACCATGTTGACAGAGGCAACTCTTTCTTTTGGGAACTTCTCTCACGGTCCTTTGCCAATTTGATCTCCAAG GGAGAACTTGAGGTAGAAAAGCTTGATACCTATGATGTGCATTTTTATGCACcatcaaaaaatgaaatagaagaTGAAGTGAGAAAGGAAGGTTCTTTTGAGTTGGACCGGCTGGAAATGTTTGAAATAGAGAGGGATGGAAAAGATGAAGAGAACTATGGTGCTGCTGTTGCAAGGACAGTTAGGGCCATCCAAGAATCTATGATTTCCGACCATTTTGGACCGAGGATTTTAGACAATTTGTTTGAAATCTATGGAAGAATGGTGGATGAAGAAATggctaaagaagaaattaagCCCCTCACTTTTGTTATTGTTCTAAGAAAAGTATGA